The following proteins come from a genomic window of Leptospira dzoumogneensis:
- the tsaB gene encoding tRNA (adenosine(37)-N6)-threonylcarbamoyltransferase complex dimerization subunit type 1 TsaB, with protein sequence MTKILFFDATNSWILVGCYLKTEDGKLEKLSEYRELHNRESSLLLIKEISNCLKVSNWEKPDIIVTATGPGSFTGIRISVATARNFSQIWNIPVLGIDSLELYTCQYYAESESPVCVGIEAKQGKVYFGLRDSRGYWGTLDIAPDLIPETIPEDRIGSYLTGIKFSDSPEFFAGTNMKENLPSPEASILEKSSEIKKALSKPEDHSYLQLVPNYLRGTYADDKPKVYYT encoded by the coding sequence ATGACTAAAATATTATTCTTCGATGCTACAAACTCTTGGATCTTAGTGGGATGTTATCTTAAAACGGAAGATGGCAAATTAGAAAAACTTTCAGAGTACAGGGAATTGCATAATAGAGAATCTTCTCTCTTACTTATTAAAGAAATTTCTAATTGTTTGAAGGTTTCTAATTGGGAAAAGCCTGATATAATAGTAACAGCGACCGGTCCCGGATCTTTTACCGGGATTAGGATTTCAGTGGCTACCGCTCGGAACTTTTCACAGATCTGGAATATTCCGGTTTTAGGAATTGATAGTTTAGAATTGTACACCTGCCAATATTATGCGGAATCAGAATCTCCCGTTTGTGTAGGAATAGAAGCGAAACAAGGAAAAGTTTATTTCGGTCTAAGGGACTCCAGAGGTTATTGGGGCACCTTGGATATTGCTCCGGATCTGATTCCGGAAACCATCCCGGAAGATAGGATAGGCTCTTATCTTACCGGAATTAAGTTCAGCGACTCTCCCGAATTTTTTGCGGGAACAAATATGAAAGAAAATCTTCCTTCGCCGGAAGCGAGTATATTGGAGAAGTCCAGCGAGATCAAAAAGGCGTTATCTAAGCCGGAGGATCATTCGTATTTACAATTGGTTCCGAATTATCTGAGAGGAACTTACGCTGATGATAAGCCTAAGGTATATTATACATGA
- the tsaE gene encoding tRNA (adenosine(37)-N6)-threonylcarbamoyltransferase complex ATPase subunit type 1 TsaE: protein MLGRFENLTLDSIEIPVSKLTGILASVWKEGKFPLVLLSGKMGSGKTTFVSKLVKALLDELRPGLDKSKLFVNSPTYTLMNEYPFPEIQNQLGDPLEIFHFDLYRIGSSEEIPDLGFEEYWNGKGISLIEWWEKAELEFKDRKFRIKIDLEEADEDTRNLQIEFLGEEWRRSDLEITSFLKSEKII from the coding sequence ATGTTAGGACGGTTTGAAAATCTTACCTTAGATTCTATAGAAATCCCTGTCTCAAAACTTACGGGAATTCTCGCATCTGTCTGGAAAGAAGGAAAATTTCCCCTAGTTCTTCTTTCCGGAAAAATGGGCTCCGGCAAAACCACATTCGTTTCTAAACTAGTAAAAGCTCTATTGGATGAATTAAGGCCTGGATTGGACAAATCCAAACTATTTGTAAATTCTCCTACTTATACTTTGATGAATGAGTATCCATTTCCGGAGATCCAAAACCAATTGGGAGATCCATTAGAGATCTTTCATTTTGATCTGTATCGGATCGGTTCTTCCGAGGAAATTCCTGATCTTGGATTTGAAGAATATTGGAACGGTAAAGGGATTTCTCTGATAGAATGGTGGGAAAAAGCAGAGCTTGAATTTAAAGACAGAAAATTCCGTATCAAGATCGATTTGGAAGAAGCAGACGAGGACACCAGAAATCTGCAGATCGAGTTTTTGGGAGAAGAATGGAGAAGGTCCGATCTAGAGATTACGTCCTTCCTAAAATCGGAGAAAATCATATGA
- a CDS encoding Hsp33 family molecular chaperone HslO, translating to MENHDIYHYGILPDVHFRFSSAEISYAVTAASNLHGFDDAGTELLARTMLAAFFLADLVKEDTKVSVQIRFYDDTEIHSVLAYSTRDGKLKATLRHRPEEDIESGQISEENLGILKVFRWKDGECIYQSIVPFRNQSFEANIENYLRDSEQVPSFLVAYIKLEGLHWRIKGLFLQALPEARREHIDAVRELAGKLEEEKSKVYEGTVSQALEILQSSWNTKFEILATGRPEYRCDCSEQKIKELIQNLGKEEAMDIAEEQGQIEVTCEFCNSIYRFPKAEVLELF from the coding sequence ATGGAAAATCACGATATATACCATTATGGGATCCTTCCCGACGTTCACTTTCGTTTTTCCTCAGCCGAAATTTCTTACGCAGTAACCGCAGCGTCTAACTTACACGGTTTCGATGATGCAGGTACGGAACTTTTGGCAAGGACGATGCTTGCCGCATTCTTCTTAGCGGATCTAGTGAAAGAAGATACAAAGGTAAGCGTTCAAATCCGCTTTTATGATGATACTGAAATACATTCAGTTTTAGCTTATAGCACTCGTGACGGAAAGTTAAAGGCAACTCTAAGACATCGCCCGGAAGAAGATATAGAATCCGGACAGATCTCAGAGGAAAATTTAGGGATTTTAAAAGTATTCCGTTGGAAAGACGGAGAATGTATCTATCAATCCATCGTTCCTTTCAGAAACCAAAGTTTCGAAGCAAATATCGAAAACTATTTGAGAGACTCGGAGCAGGTTCCTTCCTTCTTAGTAGCTTATATTAAATTAGAAGGTTTGCATTGGAGGATCAAAGGTCTATTCTTACAAGCATTGCCGGAAGCAAGACGGGAACATATAGATGCAGTCAGAGAATTAGCCGGAAAATTAGAAGAGGAAAAATCCAAAGTTTACGAAGGAACCGTTTCCCAAGCATTAGAAATTTTGCAATCTTCTTGGAATACAAAATTCGAGATCTTGGCAACAGGAAGACCTGAATACAGATGTGATTGTTCCGAACAGAAGATCAAGGAACTGATCCAAAATTTAGGAAAAGAAGAAGCAATGGATATCGCAGAAGAGCAAGGACAGATCGAAGTCACCTGCGAATTCTGTAATTCCATCTATAGATTTCCAAAAGCAGAGGTCTTAGAGTTATTTTAA